One Drosophila willistoni isolate 14030-0811.24 chromosome 2R unlocalized genomic scaffold, UCI_dwil_1.1 Seg167, whole genome shotgun sequence DNA segment encodes these proteins:
- the LOC6646696 gene encoding transcription factor HNF-4 homolog isoform X2 — MYASMLPSLLNMKTETLTNSSYDDAFLLEENLMHIMESESHIMHSDALSVGHPATSHSPIGHVLSPNAVGLGLSNSSNQSSENFTVCNGNSSSTNNNNNNVYSPNNNNNSSGSTSSQQQQQQQQQQQQQSPTVCAICGDRATGKHYGASSCDGCKGFFRRSVRKNHQYTCRFSRNCVVDKDKRNQCRYCRLRKCFKAGMKKEAVQNERDRISCRRTSNDDPDPGNGLSVISLVKAENESRQSKAGAAMEPNINEDLSTKQFASINDVCESMKQQLLTLVEWAKQIPAFNELQLDDQVALLRAHAGEHLLLGLSRRSMHLRDVLLLSNNCVITRHCPDPLVSPNLDISRIGARIIDELVVVMKDVGIDDTEFACIKALVFFDPNAKGLNEPHRIKSLRHQILNNLEDYISDRQYESRGRFGEILLILPVLQSITWQMIEQIQFAKIFGVAHIDSLLQEMLLGGELADNSLPLSPPNHPNDYQSPTHGGSLDASQGVNPSTLETLAGGSSNGLDIDVQHIQALIEANHAEDTFRAYAASSAAAAAAVAASTSSASTPTPTVAVAPAAVSPPLGSPKSQQQQQQQPHQESPYIDSAARNYNNSRSAGLQTQQHSPQRMHPYQRTATSASPADSAVGLGIRNPADITLNEYNRSEGSSADELLCRTPLKIRAPELLTTSQANYVMEPCRMTLKQEPETGY, encoded by the exons AATCTGAAAGCCATATAATGCATTCGGATGCTTTGTCTGTGGGTCATCCGGCAACATCCCATAGCCCAATTGGACATGTCCTTAGTCCCAATGCGGTGGGTTTGGGCCTGAGCAATAGCAGTAATCAGAGTAGCGAGAATTTCACTGTCTGCAATGGCAACAGTAGTAgcactaacaacaacaataacaacgtATACTCtcccaacaataacaacaacagtagTGGAAGTACCAGCagtcaacaacagcaacaacaacagcagcagcaacaacaacaatcgccCACCGTCTGTGCAATCTGCGGAGATCGGGCAACGGGTAAACATTACGGAGCCTCAAGCTGTGACGGCTGTAAGGGATTTTTCCGGCGGAGTGTGAGGAAAAATCATCAGTATACCTGCAG ATTCTCTCGCAATTGTGTGGTCGACAAGGATAAGCGTAATCAGTGCCGTTATTGCCGGCTACGTAAGTGCTTCAAGGCCGGGATGAAGAAGGAAGCCGTACAAAATGAACGTGATCGGATCAGTTGTCGTCGCACCTCCAACGACGATCCCGATCCGGGCAATGGCTTGTCGGTGATATCCCTGGTCAAGGCAGAGAACGAGTCGCGGCAATCGAAGGCTGGTGCAGCCATGGAGCCCAATATCAATGAGGATCTGTCGACGAAACAGTTTGCCAGCATCAACGACGTGTGCGAATCGATGAAGCAGCAGCTCCTCACTCTCGTGGAGTGGGCCAAGCAGATACCGGCCTTTAACGAGCTTCAACTGGACGATCAGGTGGCCCTTCTGCGCGCCCATGCCGGAGAACATCTACTCCTGGGCCTGTCGCGCCGATCGATGCACCTAAGGGATGTTCTGCTGCTGAGCAACAACTGTGTGATTACCAGACATTGTCCAG ATCCACTTGTCTCGCCCAATTTGGATATATCGAGAATAGGGGCGCGCATCATTGATGAACTGGTTGTGGTGATGAAAGATGTGGGCATTGACGATACGGAATTCGCCTGCATTAAGGCGTTGGTGTTCTTTGATCCAA ATGCCAAGGGCCTGAACGAGCCGCATCGCATCAAATCCTTGCGCCATCAGATACTCAACAATCTCGAGGACTACATATCAGACCGGCAATACGAGTCGCGTGGACGGTTTGGGGAAATTTTGCTTATCTTGCCAGTTTTGCAGTCCATCACCTGGCAGATGATCGAGCAAATACAATTTGCCAAAATCTTTGGAGTGGCCCATATTGATTCCCTGCTCCAGGAGATGTTGCTAGGCG GCGAGTTGGCTGACAATTCGTTGCCTTTGTCGCCACCCAATCATCCAAACGATTACCAGAGTCCGACGCACGGAGGCAGCTTAGACGCCAGCCAGGGAGTTAACCCCTCCACACTAGAGACACTGGCTGGGGGTTCCAGTAATGGTCTGGACATAGATGTGCAACACATCCAGGCACTAATCGAGGCCAACCATGCAGAGGACACGTTCCGAGCTTATGCCGCCAGCTCAGCggcagctgcagctgcagtAGCCGCCTCCACCTCATCAGCATCTACCCCTACACCTACAGTGGCTGTTGCTCCGGCTGCAGTGTCCCCGCCGTTGGGCAGTCCCAagtcacaacaacaacagcaacagcagccacatCAGGAGAGTCCGTATATTGATTCCGCTGCaagaaattacaacaacagcCGATCCGCCGGCCTACAGACACAACAACACAGTCCACAGCGTATGCATCCATACCAAAGAACCGCCACGTCGGCGTCGCCGGCCGACTCCGCCGTTGGTCTGGGCATACGCAATCCCGCGGACATAACACTCAACGAATACAATCGGAGTGAGGGGAGCAGCGCCGACGAGCTGCTATGTCGCACGCCCCTCAAGATTCGTGCCCCCGAGCTACTGACCACCAGTCAAGCCAACTATGTGATGG AACCCTGTCGCATGACGCTCAAACAGGAACCCGAAACGGGATACTAA
- the LOC6646696 gene encoding transcription factor HNF-4 homolog isoform X3, which yields MKHPQDLTITDGQQLMKVDKVENMEQDLHESESESHIMHSDALSVGHPATSHSPIGHVLSPNAVGLGLSNSSNQSSENFTVCNGNSSSTNNNNNNVYSPNNNNNSSGSTSSQQQQQQQQQQQQQSPTVCAICGDRATGKHYGASSCDGCKGFFRRSVRKNHQYTCRFSRNCVVDKDKRNQCRYCRLRKCFKAGMKKEAVQNERDRISCRRTSNDDPDPGNGLSVISLVKAENESRQSKAGAAMEPNINEDLSTKQFASINDVCESMKQQLLTLVEWAKQIPAFNELQLDDQVALLRAHAGEHLLLGLSRRSMHLRDVLLLSNNCVITRHCPDPLVSPNLDISRIGARIIDELVVVMKDVGIDDTEFACIKALVFFDPNAKGLNEPHRIKSLRHQILNNLEDYISDRQYESRGRFGEILLILPVLQSITWQMIEQIQFAKIFGVAHIDSLLQEMLLGGELADNSLPLSPPNHPNDYQSPTHGGSLDASQGVNPSTLETLAGGSSNGLDIDVQHIQALIEANHAEDTFRAYAASSAAAAAAVAASTSSASTPTPTVAVAPAAVSPPLGSPKSQQQQQQQPHQESPYIDSAARNYNNSRSAGLQTQQHSPQRMHPYQRTATSASPADSAVGLGIRNPADITLNEYNRSEGSSADELLCRTPLKIRAPELLTTSQANYVMEPCRMTLKQEPETGY from the exons AATCTGAAAGCCATATAATGCATTCGGATGCTTTGTCTGTGGGTCATCCGGCAACATCCCATAGCCCAATTGGACATGTCCTTAGTCCCAATGCGGTGGGTTTGGGCCTGAGCAATAGCAGTAATCAGAGTAGCGAGAATTTCACTGTCTGCAATGGCAACAGTAGTAgcactaacaacaacaataacaacgtATACTCtcccaacaataacaacaacagtagTGGAAGTACCAGCagtcaacaacagcaacaacaacagcagcagcaacaacaacaatcgccCACCGTCTGTGCAATCTGCGGAGATCGGGCAACGGGTAAACATTACGGAGCCTCAAGCTGTGACGGCTGTAAGGGATTTTTCCGGCGGAGTGTGAGGAAAAATCATCAGTATACCTGCAG ATTCTCTCGCAATTGTGTGGTCGACAAGGATAAGCGTAATCAGTGCCGTTATTGCCGGCTACGTAAGTGCTTCAAGGCCGGGATGAAGAAGGAAGCCGTACAAAATGAACGTGATCGGATCAGTTGTCGTCGCACCTCCAACGACGATCCCGATCCGGGCAATGGCTTGTCGGTGATATCCCTGGTCAAGGCAGAGAACGAGTCGCGGCAATCGAAGGCTGGTGCAGCCATGGAGCCCAATATCAATGAGGATCTGTCGACGAAACAGTTTGCCAGCATCAACGACGTGTGCGAATCGATGAAGCAGCAGCTCCTCACTCTCGTGGAGTGGGCCAAGCAGATACCGGCCTTTAACGAGCTTCAACTGGACGATCAGGTGGCCCTTCTGCGCGCCCATGCCGGAGAACATCTACTCCTGGGCCTGTCGCGCCGATCGATGCACCTAAGGGATGTTCTGCTGCTGAGCAACAACTGTGTGATTACCAGACATTGTCCAG ATCCACTTGTCTCGCCCAATTTGGATATATCGAGAATAGGGGCGCGCATCATTGATGAACTGGTTGTGGTGATGAAAGATGTGGGCATTGACGATACGGAATTCGCCTGCATTAAGGCGTTGGTGTTCTTTGATCCAA ATGCCAAGGGCCTGAACGAGCCGCATCGCATCAAATCCTTGCGCCATCAGATACTCAACAATCTCGAGGACTACATATCAGACCGGCAATACGAGTCGCGTGGACGGTTTGGGGAAATTTTGCTTATCTTGCCAGTTTTGCAGTCCATCACCTGGCAGATGATCGAGCAAATACAATTTGCCAAAATCTTTGGAGTGGCCCATATTGATTCCCTGCTCCAGGAGATGTTGCTAGGCG GCGAGTTGGCTGACAATTCGTTGCCTTTGTCGCCACCCAATCATCCAAACGATTACCAGAGTCCGACGCACGGAGGCAGCTTAGACGCCAGCCAGGGAGTTAACCCCTCCACACTAGAGACACTGGCTGGGGGTTCCAGTAATGGTCTGGACATAGATGTGCAACACATCCAGGCACTAATCGAGGCCAACCATGCAGAGGACACGTTCCGAGCTTATGCCGCCAGCTCAGCggcagctgcagctgcagtAGCCGCCTCCACCTCATCAGCATCTACCCCTACACCTACAGTGGCTGTTGCTCCGGCTGCAGTGTCCCCGCCGTTGGGCAGTCCCAagtcacaacaacaacagcaacagcagccacatCAGGAGAGTCCGTATATTGATTCCGCTGCaagaaattacaacaacagcCGATCCGCCGGCCTACAGACACAACAACACAGTCCACAGCGTATGCATCCATACCAAAGAACCGCCACGTCGGCGTCGCCGGCCGACTCCGCCGTTGGTCTGGGCATACGCAATCCCGCGGACATAACACTCAACGAATACAATCGGAGTGAGGGGAGCAGCGCCGACGAGCTGCTATGTCGCACGCCCCTCAAGATTCGTGCCCCCGAGCTACTGACCACCAGTCAAGCCAACTATGTGATGG AACCCTGTCGCATGACGCTCAAACAGGAACCCGAAACGGGATACTAA
- the LOC6646696 gene encoding transcription factor HNF-4 homolog isoform X1, with the protein MVRKSGRVKISSRDRADNVLMRGKGADAGLPGRPRRQRKRRGTSTSNTDSSDESESHIMHSDALSVGHPATSHSPIGHVLSPNAVGLGLSNSSNQSSENFTVCNGNSSSTNNNNNNVYSPNNNNNSSGSTSSQQQQQQQQQQQQQSPTVCAICGDRATGKHYGASSCDGCKGFFRRSVRKNHQYTCRFSRNCVVDKDKRNQCRYCRLRKCFKAGMKKEAVQNERDRISCRRTSNDDPDPGNGLSVISLVKAENESRQSKAGAAMEPNINEDLSTKQFASINDVCESMKQQLLTLVEWAKQIPAFNELQLDDQVALLRAHAGEHLLLGLSRRSMHLRDVLLLSNNCVITRHCPDPLVSPNLDISRIGARIIDELVVVMKDVGIDDTEFACIKALVFFDPNAKGLNEPHRIKSLRHQILNNLEDYISDRQYESRGRFGEILLILPVLQSITWQMIEQIQFAKIFGVAHIDSLLQEMLLGGELADNSLPLSPPNHPNDYQSPTHGGSLDASQGVNPSTLETLAGGSSNGLDIDVQHIQALIEANHAEDTFRAYAASSAAAAAAVAASTSSASTPTPTVAVAPAAVSPPLGSPKSQQQQQQQPHQESPYIDSAARNYNNSRSAGLQTQQHSPQRMHPYQRTATSASPADSAVGLGIRNPADITLNEYNRSEGSSADELLCRTPLKIRAPELLTTSQANYVMEPCRMTLKQEPETGY; encoded by the exons ATGGTGCGCAAGTCCGGTAGAGTTAAAATTTCTAGTCGCGATCGCGCTGACAACGTTTTAATGCGTGGCAAAGGAGCCGATGCTGGGCTGCCCGGGAGGCCGAGGAGGCAGAGAAAGAGGCGTGGCACTAGTACCAGTAATACAGACTCAAGTGATG AATCTGAAAGCCATATAATGCATTCGGATGCTTTGTCTGTGGGTCATCCGGCAACATCCCATAGCCCAATTGGACATGTCCTTAGTCCCAATGCGGTGGGTTTGGGCCTGAGCAATAGCAGTAATCAGAGTAGCGAGAATTTCACTGTCTGCAATGGCAACAGTAGTAgcactaacaacaacaataacaacgtATACTCtcccaacaataacaacaacagtagTGGAAGTACCAGCagtcaacaacagcaacaacaacagcagcagcaacaacaacaatcgccCACCGTCTGTGCAATCTGCGGAGATCGGGCAACGGGTAAACATTACGGAGCCTCAAGCTGTGACGGCTGTAAGGGATTTTTCCGGCGGAGTGTGAGGAAAAATCATCAGTATACCTGCAG ATTCTCTCGCAATTGTGTGGTCGACAAGGATAAGCGTAATCAGTGCCGTTATTGCCGGCTACGTAAGTGCTTCAAGGCCGGGATGAAGAAGGAAGCCGTACAAAATGAACGTGATCGGATCAGTTGTCGTCGCACCTCCAACGACGATCCCGATCCGGGCAATGGCTTGTCGGTGATATCCCTGGTCAAGGCAGAGAACGAGTCGCGGCAATCGAAGGCTGGTGCAGCCATGGAGCCCAATATCAATGAGGATCTGTCGACGAAACAGTTTGCCAGCATCAACGACGTGTGCGAATCGATGAAGCAGCAGCTCCTCACTCTCGTGGAGTGGGCCAAGCAGATACCGGCCTTTAACGAGCTTCAACTGGACGATCAGGTGGCCCTTCTGCGCGCCCATGCCGGAGAACATCTACTCCTGGGCCTGTCGCGCCGATCGATGCACCTAAGGGATGTTCTGCTGCTGAGCAACAACTGTGTGATTACCAGACATTGTCCAG ATCCACTTGTCTCGCCCAATTTGGATATATCGAGAATAGGGGCGCGCATCATTGATGAACTGGTTGTGGTGATGAAAGATGTGGGCATTGACGATACGGAATTCGCCTGCATTAAGGCGTTGGTGTTCTTTGATCCAA ATGCCAAGGGCCTGAACGAGCCGCATCGCATCAAATCCTTGCGCCATCAGATACTCAACAATCTCGAGGACTACATATCAGACCGGCAATACGAGTCGCGTGGACGGTTTGGGGAAATTTTGCTTATCTTGCCAGTTTTGCAGTCCATCACCTGGCAGATGATCGAGCAAATACAATTTGCCAAAATCTTTGGAGTGGCCCATATTGATTCCCTGCTCCAGGAGATGTTGCTAGGCG GCGAGTTGGCTGACAATTCGTTGCCTTTGTCGCCACCCAATCATCCAAACGATTACCAGAGTCCGACGCACGGAGGCAGCTTAGACGCCAGCCAGGGAGTTAACCCCTCCACACTAGAGACACTGGCTGGGGGTTCCAGTAATGGTCTGGACATAGATGTGCAACACATCCAGGCACTAATCGAGGCCAACCATGCAGAGGACACGTTCCGAGCTTATGCCGCCAGCTCAGCggcagctgcagctgcagtAGCCGCCTCCACCTCATCAGCATCTACCCCTACACCTACAGTGGCTGTTGCTCCGGCTGCAGTGTCCCCGCCGTTGGGCAGTCCCAagtcacaacaacaacagcaacagcagccacatCAGGAGAGTCCGTATATTGATTCCGCTGCaagaaattacaacaacagcCGATCCGCCGGCCTACAGACACAACAACACAGTCCACAGCGTATGCATCCATACCAAAGAACCGCCACGTCGGCGTCGCCGGCCGACTCCGCCGTTGGTCTGGGCATACGCAATCCCGCGGACATAACACTCAACGAATACAATCGGAGTGAGGGGAGCAGCGCCGACGAGCTGCTATGTCGCACGCCCCTCAAGATTCGTGCCCCCGAGCTACTGACCACCAGTCAAGCCAACTATGTGATGG AACCCTGTCGCATGACGCTCAAACAGGAACCCGAAACGGGATACTAA